Below is a window of Candidatus Methylomirabilota bacterium DNA.
CTGGTCAACAACGTGGGCATCGGCAGCAAGGGCAGCGTGGTCGAGGAGAAGCCCGAGACCTGGCGGCGGGTGATGCAGGTCAACGTCGAGACCATGTTCCTCGCCTCCAGGGCCGCGATCCCCGCGATGATCCGCACCGCCAGGGGCGGAGCCATCGTGAACATCTCGTCGATCTCGGCCCTGCGCCCGCGCGGCCTCACCACCTACTCCGCCTCCAAGGGCGCGGTGATCGCGCTCAGCCGGGCCATGGCGGTGGACCACGGCCGCGACGGCATCCGCGTCAACTGCATCGCCCCCGGCCCGGTGTACACCCCGATGGTCTACGCGCGCGGCATGAGCCCGGCAGCGCGCGACCAGCGGCGACGCGCCTCCGTCCTGGCCCGCGAGGGCACCGGCTGGGACATCGGGCAGGCCGCCCGCTTCCTGCTCTCGGGCCACGCCCGCTACATCACCGGCCAGGTGCTGGTGGTGGACGGCGGCGCCACGCTCGTCGGCCCGGCCCGCGAATCCCAGACCGAGCACTAGGAGACCACGATGCGCTTCGGCATGTTCACGAGCATGGGCAACCAGACCTGGCCCGGCGTCCTCGAATTGTGGCGGCACGCGGAGGCGACGCGCTGGGACGTGGCCTGCGTCACCGATCACTTCATGCCGAACACGAAGGAGCGGGAGGGCGCGATGCTCGAGGGCTGGAGCACGCTGACCGCGCTGGCCGCGCTGGTGCCGCGCATGCAGGTCGGCACCATCGTGCTCGGCAACACCTATCGCCATCCCGCGGTGGTGGCCAAGATGGCCGCGCAGGTGGACATCATCTCGAACGGCCGGCTGCTGCTCGGGCTGGGCGCGGGCTGGCAGGAGAACGAGCACGAGGCCTATGGCATCCCCTTCTACACCATGCGCGAGCGCCTCGAGCGGCTCGACGAGGCCTGCCAGGTGATGCGCGCGCTCTGGACGGAGGACCGCAGCACCTTCACGGGCCGCTACTACACGCTGTCCGACGCGCCGTTGCAGCCCAAGCCGGTGCAGCGCCCGCATCCCGAATTGATGATCGGCGGCGGCGGCGAGAAGGTGACGCTGCTCACCGTCGCCCGGCACGCCGATCACTGGAACGTCTGGGGCGGGCCGAAGGTGCTCGCCCACAAGGGCCGCATCCTGGACGAGCACTGCGGGACCGTCGGCCGCGATCCCAAGTCGATCCGCCGCTCGGCCAACATGGCGCTGCTCATCACCGACAAGAAGGCCGATGTCGAGGCGCTGGCCGAGACGCTGGGCGCGCGCATGGGCCGGCACGCCGCCGACGCCCGCGACACCTGCCTGGCCGGCACGCCCGAGCAGATCCGGGAGACGCTGGCCGCGCTGCGGGCCGCGAAGGTCGACACCGTGTTCATCCCGACCCTGTTCCGTCCCCTGCCCGAGCTGCGGCGCGACCTGGACCGGTTCATCGCGGAGATCGCCCCCGCCTTCCGCTGATCCAGTCGGTAGGCGGGTGACGCCGGCCAAGGCATACTGAGGCCGTGGCCGGTCGCCGCGTCTGGGTCGCCACCGCCGTCGTCCTCTTCGTCGGCCTCGTGCTGGCGACGGCCGCGCTCTGGCTGGCCCTGCCCGGCATCGCGCGCTGGGTGGTCACGCGGCAGATCGAGGCCCAGACCGGCCGTCAGGTCACGATGGCCGCGTTCGACCTCGACGTGCCCCGCCGGCGCATCCACGTGGCGGGATTCCGCCTCGCGGACCGCGAGCCGGGCCCCCCGCTGCTCGAGCTCGACACCCTCGACGTCCGCTTCCGGCTCCGCGACCTCCTGCGCGGCCGCGTGCATCTCCGGGAGATCACGCTCGCCGCGCCGCGCTTGCGCGTCGTGCGCACCGGCCGCGGCGTGCTCAACATCTCCGACCTGCTCGAGCGGCCGGCGCCGCCGACGGGCCCGCCGGCGCCCTTCACCGTCGATCGGCTCGCACTCACCGGCGGGACGATCCTCTTCGAGGACCACACGCTGACTCCGCCACGCGCCTGGCGCGCGGAGGCCCTCACGATCGAGGCGACGTCGCTCTCCACGATGACCCCGCAGCCGCTCGGAACCGCCCGCCTCACCGCCACGGTCGCGGGCGCGCCGCTGGCGATCGAGACCTCCGGGATCGCCTTGACGCCGCTACAGGGGCGGGCCCGCATCACGCTGCGCGACGTCGACGCGACCCTGGCCAATCTCTATCTGCCGTCCGATACCGCGGTGGTCCTCGACAAGGCGAAGGTCGGCGCCGCCGTCGACGCGAGCCGGGACGCCCAGGGCGGGGTGGCGCTCGTCGGGCAGGCGCGCATCGACGACATCGTGGTCCGCCGCCGGGGCGTCGACGCCTCCCTCGTCACGGTGCCCGCGCTCGTGTTCGATCTGACGAGCCGCCGCTCGCCGGAGGGCCGCCCGCTCGGGCGCATCGAGATGACCGGACGGGCCACCGTGTTCGACCCGCGGCCCGGCAGGTCCAATCGCTTCCAGATCGACCGGCTCAAGGTGGTCGCCGACGGCATCGATGCCTCGGGCGCGCAGCCGGCGCAGATCACCGCGACCGCCGCGCTGCCCGGCGGCGGCGCGCTGGACGTCCAGGGCCGCGCGCGGCCCGCGCCGGCCGGCGCCGAGCTGCGCGCGCGCATCAGCCGGGTCGATCTGGGGTTCTGGGCGCCGTACTTCTCGCTGCCGCTGGTCTTCACCGGAACCGCCGAGACCGACCTCACCGTGGACGTCGGCGCCGGCTCCCCCCGGGTGCGCGGGCGAATGGCGATCAACGGCGTCACCGTCAGGGACGGCGCGCAGCGCCTCGCCGCCGCCGACGCGATCGAGCTGACCGGCCTCGACACGCAGTGGCCGAAGGTGCGGGCCGAGCGCGTGCGGCTCAAGCGGCCGCGCGCGACGATCCGCCGCGATCGGGAGGGACACCTCTCCATCACCGAGCTGGTGGAGACGCTGAAGCGGCCCGGGCGCGAGGACGCCGCGGCCGCGCCGGCGGCGGCCGCGGAGAAGCCGACGCCGTTGCCGCCCGATTTCTCCGCCGAGCTGGGGGAAGTGATCCTGGAGGACGCGCGCACGCGCCTCGACGACGCCACCGTGGAGCCGCCGCTCCGCCTCCGGCTGGCCCCGATCCGGCTGACCGTGCGCGATTTGACGTGGCCGAATCGCCGGCCCGCCAGCGTGCAGCTCACCGCGAGCACCCCGGAGCGCGGCACCATCGAGACCCAGGGCACGGTCACCCTCGATCCGATCCGCTTCGAGCTGCGCACGCGCCTGGTCGGCATCGACGTGTCGCCCTATCGGCCCTACCTGCCGCTCAGGGCGCAGCTCGACGGGCACCTCGAAGGCGAGGTCACCGCGAAGGGCACCGTCGGAGCGAAGATCGAGGCGACCGCGCAGGGCTCGGTCGCGCTGGCCGACGTGGCCTTCCGCGACGGCGATCGGCAGATCCTCACGGTGGGACGCCTCGAGCTGGCGAAGCTCGACTACACCTGGCCGGCCACCGCCACCATCGAGCGCGTGCACATGCAGAAGTCGTGGGTGCTGCTCGAGCGGCGCGCCGACGGCTCGCTGCCGATCGCCGGTATTCTCACGCCGCGGCGCGCGCCTCCGGCGCCGGCCGTGGCCGCCGATCCCGGATCGGCGCGTCCCGCGCCGCTGGACGTCAAGCTGGCCGTGCGCGAGGTGCGCTTCGAGGACGGCGGCGCCACCGTGGTGGACGCGGCGGTGAGCCCGACCGCGCGCCTCGAGGTGGCCGGGGTGCGCCTGACCGCGCGCGACTTCGCCTGGCCGCCGCAGGTGCCGATGCCGGTGCAGATGGAGGCGCCCACCCCCGGCTCGGGACGCCTCACCGCGCGCGGCTCGATCGACCTGAGCGCCCATCATCTGGACCTGCAGGTCACGCCGACCGCGGTCGACCTGGCGCCCATGCAGCCCTACCTGCCGGTACGCGGGCGCGTCGCGGGCAAGGCGAGCGGCGATCTGCAGGTCCGGGCCACGCTCGAGCCGTTCACCCTGACCGCGCGCGGGACCGCATCGGTGGCCGACGTGGCGCTGGCCGACGACGCGCGGCCGCTGGTGACGGCGACCCGGCTCGAGACCACCGGCATCGAGTTCACCTGGCCCGCCTCGCTGATCGTCGATCGCGTCCGGCTGCAGAAGCCGTGGGCCCAGATCGAGCGGGCCGCCGACGACTCCTTCCCGCTCGCCGCGCTGCTGGCGCCGCCCGCCGCGCCCGCGGGGGCGCCGCCCCGGGAGAGCCGCCCGGGCGGCGCGGCGGGACCGCCGGCCCTCGACCTGCGCGTGCGCCGCGCGGGGATCGCGGACGGGACGTTCGTGCTCATCGACGCCACCGAGCGGCCGCCCGCGCGCGCGGAGATCCGCGAGGCCCGCCTCGGCGTCCGCAACTTCACCTGGCCGGCGCGCGAGGCGGTCGACGTGCGGCTGCGGGCGAACACCGCCACCGGGGGATCGGTGGATGCGCGCGGGCAGGCGCGGCTCGACCGGCAGACGGTAGATTTGAAGATCACGGCCAAGCAGCTGGACCTGGCGACCCTGCAGGCCTTCCTGCCGTCGCGCGGCACGCTCGCCGGCAAGGTGGATTCGGACCTGCGCGTGAAGGGCACGCTGTCGCCCCTGTCGGTGGCGGCCACCGGGAGCGTGGCGGTGGACGACACGATCTTCGGCGACGGGCAGCGCATGCTGGCCTACATCAAGCGCGTGGACATGACCGGCATCGACGCCGACTGGCCCCGCCGCGCGACCGTGCAGCGCATGGCGATCGACAAGCCGTGGGCGCTCGTCGAGCGCGAGGCGGACGGCCGCCTCCCGCTGCTCGACCTGCTCTTCCCGCCCGCGTCGGCCGGAACGGCCGCCGCCCCCCAGCCGCCGCCGTCCCCCCGGGCCGGGGCCGCCCCGCGCGGCGAGTCCGGCGCCGACCCGATCATCGCGGTGGGCGAGCTCGCGGTGGACGAGGGCTTCGTGCGCTTCGTGGACCGCACGACGACGCCGGCCTTCACCGAGGAGGCCTCGCGCATGGTCGTGACCGGCCGCGCCCTCGGCACCGTCCGCAACGGCAAGGGCCCGCTCGCGCTGACCGGCCGGCTCAGCGGCGGGACGCCCTTCGAGCTCAAGGGCACGCTGGGCGCGCTCACCGGCCCGCTCAACCTCGATCTCGACGGCAAGCTCACCGACTTCCCGCTGCCGCGGGTGAATCCCTACGCCAACAAGCTGATCGGCTGGATCGCTCGGCGCGGCGTCTTCGGCACCACCGTGCGCTACCGTGTCAGCGACAACGTGCTCACCGCCAGCAACGACATCGTGCTCGGGCAGCCCGACTTCGTGCCGTCACGCACTGGCGACGAGGTGCGCGAGCGGGTCGGGGTGCCCCTCGGCACGCTCATCGCGCTCCTCAAGAACGCGCGCGGCGAGGTGCGGCTGTCGGTGCCGGTCACCGGCAACGTGGCCACCCGCCAGTTCGATTTCAGCGACGCGTTCTGGCAGGCGGTGCGCAAGACCGCGATCGGCGTGGTGTCGCTGCCGGTGAGCTGGGTCGGCAAGATCTTCTACACCGAGGACGCGCGGGTCGAGACGATCCAGATCTGGCCGGTCTACTTCGAGCCGGGCACCGTCCGCTTCGCGGAGGGCTTCGACAAGCAGGCGCAGCGCGTGGGCACGTTCCTCCGCGACGCGCCGGCGGTGAAGCTCGCGATGAAGTCGGTGCTGACGGTGGACGACATCGCCGCCTTGAAGCGCGACGCGCTCCGTCAGCGGCTGGAGGGCGCCGCGCGCGAGGCGGGGGCCGGCGGGGTGGAGGCGGCGGCGGCCCGCCTCTTCGCCGAGCGCTTCCCGGGCCGGCCCGCGCCGGGCGGCGTCGACGCGACGGTGGCCGAGCTGGCCAGGGACGAGCCGAATCCGGACGCGGCGGCGAAGACCCTGTCGACGCGCCGGATGGAGGCGACGCGCGCCCAGCTGCAGAGCGCGGCGCGCATCGAGCCGGCGCGCCTGCACGTCACCGAGGGGCTGGTGCCGGTGGAAGGCGCCGGCCGCGGGCGCGTCGAGTTCGAGATCGAGCCCTAGCGGGCGCGGCTACTTGAAGACCGGGTTGTCCACCCGGTCCACGAGCGACTCCGGCCCCTCGGTGGGTAGTACCTCGGCGTAGTTCTGGGCGCCGTCGATGTCGTGCTCCCACACCTCCCGCGGCAGCTCGTACAGCACCTCGATGCCGTGACCGTCCGGATCCGAGATGTACACGCTGTGGGTCATGCCGTGGTTGATGCGCCGATGGAACGTGACGCCCTTCGACTGGAGGAACTCGACCTGCTTGAGCCAGGACTCCCGATCCGGCCAGGCGATCGCCACGTGGTTGAGCCCGATCCCGCCCCGCATCAGGCTCCACGTCTCGGGCTCGCCGTGCCCGTTGCCGCCCTCCGGCCGTGGCACCTCGGCCAGCGCCAGGTCGTGGTGCGTCACGTCGCCGCTCTCGGACACGCCGCTGTAGAAGCGCATCTTGGGCCGCACCCGGTCGGGACGAGGCTTGAGCTGGGCCACGCAGCGGAAGCCCATGATCTCGGTCCAGAACCGGTGCGAGACCTCGATGTCGCGCACGTTGAGGACGATGTGGTTGATGCCGCGGGGCGTCTGTGCCTGTGCCATGGTGATGAGTCCTCCGCCGGAGCAAGTCGTTGCCGCGATCATACCAGAGCTCCGCTAGAGCCGCGTCTCGTCGACCTTCAGACCGAGCCAGTGCCGACCGACCAGCTCGTAGTGGGACAGGCGTGCCTGCAGGTGCTGGCTGATCACGTGCACGTCCTGGAAGTGGCGCTGGATCGGGCTCGACTCGTAGGCCGCGGTGGCGCCCGACATGTTGTAGATCATGTCCACCGCCTGCACCGCGAGCCGGATGCCGTGGGTGGTGGCCAGCCGCAGGGTCGCGCGCTGCTCGAGGGTGATCGTGCCGGTGGTGGTGAGGGAGTGCCAGATCTCGCCCACCGTCTCGAGCAGGAACGCGCGGCCGGAGCGGATGTGGGCCTCCACGTGGCCGACCTCGCTCTGCGCCGCCACCTGGTCGCGCAGGAGCTGGTCCATCGCGCGGGGGGTCTTGGTGGTGGCCAGCTCGATGAAGGCGGCCAGACAGGCGCGCGCGGTGCCGAGGGCCACCGCCGCGTCGCCGGAGGCAAACACGAGCGTGCGCGGGATCTGGTAGAGCGGGCCGGTCTCCACGAGCGGCGCGGTCACCGACCGCACGCTGCGCTCCTCGGGCACGAAGACGTCGTTCACCGCGAAGTGGTGCGTGCCGGTCCCGCGCATGCCACGCACGTGCCAGGTGTCGAGCAGCTCGGCCTGGGCGCGCGGCACGAAGCAGTAGCGCATCTCGGGCTGCCCCTCATCGAGCCGCGGGCGGCCGTCCTCGACGACGGTGGCGTGCGCGGCCAGCCAGGAGGCGTGCCGGCACCCGGTGCTGAAGCCCTGGCGTCCGGTCACCCGGTAGCCGCCGGGCACCGCGATGGCCTGGGCGTTGGCCACCGGGGTGTTGGCCACCACGCTGCGGGGCGTGTCGATCCAGATGGCGCGCGCCGCCGCGGAGGGCATGCGCGCGGCGTAGGTCGCGAAGATCGCGACCTGGTTGGTGACCCAGCCGGTGCTGGCGTCGCCCTTGCCGATCTCCTCGATGACCTCGATGTAGCGCGGCAGGTCCATCTCGGCCCCGCCGATCGCCCGGGGCAGCGCGAGCCGGAAGAGCCCCGCATCCGCCATCGCCTCGAACAGCGGCCGCGGCAGCTCGCGCTGCAGCTCGGTGTCCGGGGCCGACGCGCGGATGAAGGGCCCGAGCTTGCGCGCGGCCTCGAGCGGGGTGGTCACGAGGGCCTACTGGATCACCGAGTGCGGGGTCGCGGTCAGGCGCGTCACCTTGATCTGCTCGCGGTCGATCATGTCGCCCACGCGCGGGCTGATCTCGTTCTTCCAGTAGTCGCTCTGGTAGACCGCGTCGTAGAGGCGCTTGCGCTCCGGCTCGCTCTCGAAGCGGCGGATCCACACGTAGACGCTCTGGTCCTCCTCGCCCACGAAGCTGCCCAGGATGACCATGCCCATCTTGACCTGGAACGGGATGATCTCCTCCTCCATGCACTTCACCCACTTCGCCTGCTGCCCGGGACGGATGTGGTACTGCCGCAGCTCGAAGAGCATCGTCATCTCCTCGGTTCGGGTGCACTAGGCTCGGCCATGGGGAGCGCCTCAGGCGTGCAGCCTAGCACGGGATGACGCCGCGTGCGTGCGGCCGCCCGGCCGGTGCGACAGCCCGGTGTGGCCGGCCGGAGGCTCGTGTAGAATCCCCGGGGTATGTCTCATCTCGGGTGCGGCGGCTGTCACGGGAGCGTCGCGCCGGTCACGCTCGCGACCGGCCGCGGCGGCCGTCACTCGTCGGCGCCCTCGCACGGCCGCGCGGCCGGCGGAGGCGCGGCGGCCTCTTCCCGCGAGAGCGCCGGCGTCCAGGGCTACTCCCCGCCCCCGGCGCCGGTGAGCCCGATCAAGGGGCTGATCGACTTCCACACCCACGCGGCGCCCGACATCTTCGGCCGGTCCCTCGACGACGACGAGCTGGCGACCCTGGCCGCGACCCGTCAGATGGAAGCAGTGGTGTTCAAGAACCACGTGACCCACACCGCCGACCGCGCGTTCCTGGTGCGCAAGCACGTGCCCGGCGTCAAGGTATTCGGCGGCATCACGCTGAATCACGCGGTGGGCGGGCTGAACCCGCAGGCCGTCGAATGGATGTGGCGCATGCAGGGCGGCTACGGCCGGGTGGTCTGGTTCCCCACCTTCGACGCCGACAACCACGTCAAGCGCACCCGGACCGGGACGGCGGGCATCCGGGTCGTCGACGAGCGCGGCCAGGTCCTGCCCGCCGCGCGCGCGGTGCTGAAGATCGCGGCGGCCCAGCGCCTGGTGGTGCAGACCGGGCACGCCGCGCCGGAGGAGGCCCTCGCCCTGATCGCGGCCGCGCGCGAGGAAGGCTGCGAGCGCATCGTGGTCACCCACGCCCAGTTCGACGTCGTCGGCATGAGCCTCGATCACATGAAGAAGGCGGCCGCCCTCGGCGGGAAGCTCGAGCTGTGCGCCCTGCTCATGCTGGCGGGCCCGACCTCCCCACTCGAGTTCATGCACCACACCGCGCGCGTCGAGGTCGCGGACACCGCGGCCCGGATCAAGGCGGTGGGCGCCGAGCACTTCGTGCTGGGCACCGACCTGGGTCAGGCCGGCAATCCGACCCCCGCGGATGGCCTGCAGATGCTGGTGGCCGGGCTCATGAAGCACGGGATCAGCCGCGAGCAGATCCAGACCATGGGCCGCGAGATCCCCGGCGCGCTCCTGATGGGCTGACGTGATCGTCCGCGTGCTCGATCGTCAGCTGCGCCGGGTGGGAGGGGAGCGGGGGCCCTCCCCGGAACACGCTGACTCGCGACCCTTGCACGGCACTCGAACGAGCCACGAGATGGGAGCGCTCGCCTTCGGCAACGCGCAGAAGACACGGTTCCGGGGAGGGCCCCCGCTCCCCTCCCACCCGGCACGCGCCAACCGTGGACCTGACACCACCCTGCCCACCTGCGCGCCTCATTCATATCAAAGACCCCACAGCCTCGAGCGGCGTGCTGCCCGTGTGCTCGGCGTAGCGGGAGGCGTGGGGGTGGGGGAGGCCCTGCCCCCACGCCGGCGACACCACGACGGAGGCGTGAGGGAAGCATGCGCATCGAGGTGATCTGCACGGGGGACGAAGTGCTGACCGGCAAGATCGTCAACACCAACTTCAGCTACATCACCCAGAAGCTGGAGGACGTCGGGCTCTCGGTGCAGTGGGAGACCACGGTCGGCGACGACCGGGAGAACCTGCTGCGCGCCTTCGTGCTGGCCGGCGAGCGCGCCGATGCGGTCATCGTCAACGGGGGGCTCGGCCCCACCGTGGACGACCTCTCCCAGGAGATCGCGGCGAAGGCGGCGGGCGTGGAGCTGGTC
It encodes the following:
- a CDS encoding TIGR03560 family F420-dependent LLM class oxidoreductase gives rise to the protein MRFGMFTSMGNQTWPGVLELWRHAEATRWDVACVTDHFMPNTKEREGAMLEGWSTLTALAALVPRMQVGTIVLGNTYRHPAVVAKMAAQVDIISNGRLLLGLGAGWQENEHEAYGIPFYTMRERLERLDEACQVMRALWTEDRSTFTGRYYTLSDAPLQPKPVQRPHPELMIGGGGEKVTLLTVARHADHWNVWGGPKVLAHKGRILDEHCGTVGRDPKSIRRSANMALLITDKKADVEALAETLGARMGRHAADARDTCLAGTPEQIRETLAALRAAKVDTVFIPTLFRPLPELRRDLDRFIAEIAPAFR
- a CDS encoding acyl-CoA dehydrogenase family protein, with translation MTTPLEAARKLGPFIRASAPDTELQRELPRPLFEAMADAGLFRLALPRAIGGAEMDLPRYIEVIEEIGKGDASTGWVTNQVAIFATYAARMPSAAARAIWIDTPRSVVANTPVANAQAIAVPGGYRVTGRQGFSTGCRHASWLAAHATVVEDGRPRLDEGQPEMRYCFVPRAQAELLDTWHVRGMRGTGTHHFAVNDVFVPEERSVRSVTAPLVETGPLYQIPRTLVFASGDAAVALGTARACLAAFIELATTKTPRAMDQLLRDQVAAQSEVGHVEAHIRSGRAFLLETVGEIWHSLTTTGTITLEQRATLRLATTHGIRLAVQAVDMIYNMSGATAAYESSPIQRHFQDVHVISQHLQARLSHYELVGRHWLGLKVDETRL
- a CDS encoding VOC family protein, whose translation is MAQAQTPRGINHIVLNVRDIEVSHRFWTEIMGFRCVAQLKPRPDRVRPKMRFYSGVSESGDVTHHDLALAEVPRPEGGNGHGEPETWSLMRGGIGLNHVAIAWPDRESWLKQVEFLQSKGVTFHRRINHGMTHSVYISDPDGHGIEVLYELPREVWEHDIDGAQNYAEVLPTEGPESLVDRVDNPVFK
- a CDS encoding DUF6282 family protein, which codes for MSHLGCGGCHGSVAPVTLATGRGGRHSSAPSHGRAAGGGAAASSRESAGVQGYSPPPAPVSPIKGLIDFHTHAAPDIFGRSLDDDELATLAATRQMEAVVFKNHVTHTADRAFLVRKHVPGVKVFGGITLNHAVGGLNPQAVEWMWRMQGGYGRVVWFPTFDADNHVKRTRTGTAGIRVVDERGQVLPAARAVLKIAAAQRLVVQTGHAAPEEALALIAAAREEGCERIVVTHAQFDVVGMSLDHMKKAAALGGKLELCALLMLAGPTSPLEFMHHTARVEVADTAARIKAVGAEHFVLGTDLGQAGNPTPADGLQMLVAGLMKHGISREQIQTMGREIPGALLMG
- a CDS encoding NIPSNAP family protein is translated as MLFELRQYHIRPGQQAKWVKCMEEEIIPFQVKMGMVILGSFVGEEDQSVYVWIRRFESEPERKRLYDAVYQSDYWKNEISPRVGDMIDREQIKVTRLTATPHSVIQ
- a CDS encoding SDR family oxidoreductase encodes the protein LVNNVGIGSKGSVVEEKPETWRRVMQVNVETMFLASRAAIPAMIRTARGGAIVNISSISALRPRGLTTYSASKGAVIALSRAMAVDHGRDGIRVNCIAPGPVYTPMVYARGMSPAARDQRRRASVLAREGTGWDIGQAARFLLSGHARYITGQVLVVDGGATLVGPARESQTEH
- a CDS encoding DUF748 domain-containing protein, yielding MAGRRVWVATAVVLFVGLVLATAALWLALPGIARWVVTRQIEAQTGRQVTMAAFDLDVPRRRIHVAGFRLADREPGPPLLELDTLDVRFRLRDLLRGRVHLREITLAAPRLRVVRTGRGVLNISDLLERPAPPTGPPAPFTVDRLALTGGTILFEDHTLTPPRAWRAEALTIEATSLSTMTPQPLGTARLTATVAGAPLAIETSGIALTPLQGRARITLRDVDATLANLYLPSDTAVVLDKAKVGAAVDASRDAQGGVALVGQARIDDIVVRRRGVDASLVTVPALVFDLTSRRSPEGRPLGRIEMTGRATVFDPRPGRSNRFQIDRLKVVADGIDASGAQPAQITATAALPGGGALDVQGRARPAPAGAELRARISRVDLGFWAPYFSLPLVFTGTAETDLTVDVGAGSPRVRGRMAINGVTVRDGAQRLAAADAIELTGLDTQWPKVRAERVRLKRPRATIRRDREGHLSITELVETLKRPGREDAAAAPAAAAEKPTPLPPDFSAELGEVILEDARTRLDDATVEPPLRLRLAPIRLTVRDLTWPNRRPASVQLTASTPERGTIETQGTVTLDPIRFELRTRLVGIDVSPYRPYLPLRAQLDGHLEGEVTAKGTVGAKIEATAQGSVALADVAFRDGDRQILTVGRLELAKLDYTWPATATIERVHMQKSWVLLERRADGSLPIAGILTPRRAPPAPAVAADPGSARPAPLDVKLAVREVRFEDGGATVVDAAVSPTARLEVAGVRLTARDFAWPPQVPMPVQMEAPTPGSGRLTARGSIDLSAHHLDLQVTPTAVDLAPMQPYLPVRGRVAGKASGDLQVRATLEPFTLTARGTASVADVALADDARPLVTATRLETTGIEFTWPASLIVDRVRLQKPWAQIERAADDSFPLAALLAPPAAPAGAPPRESRPGGAAGPPALDLRVRRAGIADGTFVLIDATERPPARAEIREARLGVRNFTWPAREAVDVRLRANTATGGSVDARGQARLDRQTVDLKITAKQLDLATLQAFLPSRGTLAGKVDSDLRVKGTLSPLSVAATGSVAVDDTIFGDGQRMLAYIKRVDMTGIDADWPRRATVQRMAIDKPWALVEREADGRLPLLDLLFPPASAGTAAAPQPPPSPRAGAAPRGESGADPIIAVGELAVDEGFVRFVDRTTTPAFTEEASRMVVTGRALGTVRNGKGPLALTGRLSGGTPFELKGTLGALTGPLNLDLDGKLTDFPLPRVNPYANKLIGWIARRGVFGTTVRYRVSDNVLTASNDIVLGQPDFVPSRTGDEVRERVGVPLGTLIALLKNARGEVRLSVPVTGNVATRQFDFSDAFWQAVRKTAIGVVSLPVSWVGKIFYTEDARVETIQIWPVYFEPGTVRFAEGFDKQAQRVGTFLRDAPAVKLAMKSVLTVDDIAALKRDALRQRLEGAAREAGAGGVEAAAARLFAERFPGRPAPGGVDATVAELARDEPNPDAAAKTLSTRRMEATRAQLQSAARIEPARLHVTEGLVPVEGAGRGRVEFEIEP